The following is a genomic window from Methanoplanus sp. FWC-SCC4.
GAATCGGATCGACCGGACTATCTATAAAAATAATAATTTTAACAAAAAACGGATTTATTTTTTCGGGGAGTGTCTGATTCTGCCTGCGGCTGATCTGATATTTTCTTTTCCTGCTTTGCAGTGTGCGGTTAGAAATGTCTTTGTGAACGGAACAAAACTCCATGCGATGACACCGGCCGTTGCACCTTTGTATGCAGGGTTTCCGGAGTGTCCGATTACTATATTTTCGCGTTTTTTGACTGCATTTAGGTGTTCTTCAACACTTCCTGCGAATGTGCCTGTGAGTACATCACCGATACTGCCAGTTACATGTGCATCCGAACCGCCCGTAAACGGGATATTATGGTTTTTTGCATACAGGATTGATTTGTTGTTGAGCCCTCTCATCATTCCCCCGCATATTGCTTCTATTCCGTCAAGGTGCTCCATAACTCCGGGGAGTTTACCGTTTTTGACGCATTTTAAAACACCCCTGTCGATCCCGTAATAACCGAAAGGATGAGCGGCAACTCTTAAACAGTCATAGTTTTCCGCAAGTGTGAGACAGTCTATTACGGGGAGGTTTTTTGTCATTGTCCTGGATAATTTCCGGCGTTCTTTTTTGAAGTCTTCAAAATAACTTTCAAGATCACCGGTTGTATAGAAGTACATAAGGAGGTGTGGCCCTTCCTTTGTTTCAAGTTCAGTTCCGGGGATAATTATTAGATCTTCACGGGCACTTTTTGGCTGTTCCTTTAGAAGTTCGTATGCTTTTAAAACACCGCTGATCTCATTATGATCTGTGATTGCAATGCTGATCTGCATCTTTTTAGCGTACTTCAAAAGATCGGGTATTTTTGTTAGTCCGTCTGAATGGCGGGTGTGAAGGTGCATGTCAGTGAG
Proteins encoded in this region:
- a CDS encoding PHP domain-containing protein yields the protein MQKTPFETILCQKPDIPSLRSEGYTLTDMHLHTRHSDGLTKIPDLLKYAKKMQISIAITDHNEISGVLKAYELLKEQPKSAREDLIIIPGTELETKEGPHLLMYFYTTGDLESYFEDFKKERRKLSRTMTKNLPVIDCLTLAENYDCLRVAAHPFGYYGIDRGVLKCVKNGKLPGVMEHLDGIEAICGGMMRGLNNKSILYAKNHNIPFTGGSDAHVTGSIGDVLTGTFAGSVEEHLNAVKKRENIVIGHSGNPAYKGATAGVIAWSFVPFTKTFLTAHCKAGKENIRSAAGRIRHSPKK